Proteins from a single region of SAR202 cluster bacterium:
- a CDS encoding Re/Si-specific NAD(P)(+) transhydrogenase subunit alpha: MKIAVPREIAPGERRVALVPQSIGKLKTAGNDVLVEAGAGAESLIPDKAFADAGAVIVPNAAEIYKSADLVVKVQRPMVNKHLNAHELDMMREGTALIAFIYPATNLDLVQKLAARKVTSFSMDTIPRTARAQSMDALSSMASIAGYRAALIAAESLAKFFPMMVTAAGTIAPAKGLVLGAGVAGLQAIATARRLGAVVSACDVRPAVKEQVESLGATFLQVQLTEQTETAGGYAKELSKESQDKARQLIANAVKEMDFVITTAAIPGRKAPILIDADMVRDMKPGAVIVDIAVETGGNCALTKAGETVVVDNVSVVGPLNLASSLSTHASQMYARNISNLLALFVKKGLMELNLADDIIKGCCITHAGAIAHEPTAALLKPSAKS, encoded by the coding sequence GTGAAAATAGCTGTTCCTCGAGAGATCGCACCCGGTGAGAGAAGGGTCGCCCTCGTACCACAGTCCATTGGAAAACTAAAGACAGCCGGTAACGACGTGCTGGTTGAGGCCGGCGCTGGCGCGGAATCGCTAATCCCGGACAAGGCGTTTGCCGATGCCGGCGCGGTCATCGTGCCCAACGCCGCGGAGATATACAAGAGCGCAGACCTAGTTGTGAAAGTCCAGCGCCCGATGGTCAACAAGCACCTGAACGCGCATGAGCTTGACATGATGCGCGAAGGGACGGCGCTCATTGCATTTATTTACCCCGCGACGAACCTGGACCTTGTCCAAAAGCTCGCTGCCCGCAAGGTCACCAGCTTCAGCATGGACACTATCCCAAGGACGGCGCGCGCGCAGAGCATGGACGCACTGTCTTCCATGGCGTCTATCGCAGGTTACCGCGCGGCGCTCATCGCTGCAGAGTCGCTTGCCAAATTCTTCCCGATGATGGTCACCGCCGCCGGCACCATCGCCCCGGCCAAGGGCCTTGTTCTGGGCGCGGGGGTAGCCGGGCTACAGGCGATCGCCACCGCACGCAGGCTCGGAGCGGTCGTTTCGGCCTGCGATGTCCGCCCCGCCGTGAAGGAGCAGGTGGAGAGCCTTGGCGCCACCTTCCTTCAAGTACAGCTCACGGAGCAGACCGAGACCGCCGGAGGCTACGCCAAGGAGCTTTCGAAGGAGTCACAGGACAAGGCCCGCCAGCTCATCGCCAACGCGGTGAAGGAGATGGACTTCGTTATAACTACGGCAGCGATACCGGGCCGCAAGGCGCCCATCCTGATCGATGCCGACATGGTGCGGGATATGAAGCCGGGAGCGGTCATCGTAGATATCGCCGTTGAGACGGGCGGCAACTGCGCGCTGACGAAGGCGGGCGAGACCGTTGTCGTGGACAACGTGTCCGTCGTTGGACCGCTGAACCTTGCCAGCTCCCTCTCGACCCATGCAAGCCAGATGTACGCCCGCAATATCTCCAACCTGCTCGCACTGTTCGTCAAGAAGGGGCTGATGGAGCTCAACCTCGCGGACGATATCATCAAGGGCTGCTGCATTACGCACGCCGGGGCCATCGCCCACGAGCCGACGGCCGCGCTTTTGAAGCCATCGGCGAAGTCCTGA